The following proteins are co-located in the Paenibacillus sp. JNUCC32 genome:
- the ligA gene encoding NAD-dependent DNA ligase LigA, with amino-acid sequence MDFKEKMEKLIAELNNYNYHYYTLDQPLVSDKEYDALYDQLVALEAETGVTLPDSPTQRVGGEILKGFAPHRHLAPLWSLDKAQNIEQLRTWHDRVVRLVNDYNTKNPGNPLPKPCYALELKFDGLTLNLTYQDGKLVQASTRGNGTVGEGILAQVKTIKSVPMTIPYAEGTIEVQGEGIMNLSVLEQYNQTAAEPLKNARNAAAGALRNLNPKVTAERKLNAYFYNVGYSDGITFADHKEMMDFLRENRLKVNPYIFYFEQFDDVMEQLADIEKRRSELDYLIDGAVVKVTDFRIRDVLGYTDKFPRWAVAYKFEAEETTTVLQSVTWNVGRTGKITPLARVEPVELAGVTVQNCTLNNIGDIERKNLKFALGSRVFIRRSNDVIPEILGKVTEEQDGEEILYPEQCPSCGFPLEQRGAHLFCNNKTGCKPQIVARITHFASRDAMDIETFSDKTAIQLYDELGVREPADLYTLSFDSLLKLERFGEKKAQNLLDAIEKSKERDLASFLFALGIPNTGKSTTKMLADHYRDLNRVMAATAEELVELPDVGGIVAESIAGYFADPFAQASIQKMLSLGVQAKAPEAPKPVSTDSYFSGKTVVLTGTLHLLTREEATERLEALGAKVTGSVSKKTDLLIAGEKAGSKLAKAQQLGIDILEDEEEFVRLLNE; translated from the coding sequence ATGGATTTCAAGGAAAAGATGGAGAAGCTCATTGCGGAGCTGAACAATTACAATTACCATTACTACACGCTGGATCAGCCGCTTGTAAGCGACAAGGAGTATGACGCCCTGTACGACCAGCTGGTAGCGTTGGAGGCAGAGACCGGAGTGACGCTCCCGGATTCTCCGACCCAGCGGGTGGGCGGGGAGATTCTGAAAGGTTTTGCCCCGCACCGCCATTTGGCTCCGTTATGGAGTCTCGATAAAGCCCAGAACATCGAGCAGCTCCGTACCTGGCATGATCGCGTGGTCAGGCTGGTCAATGACTATAATACGAAGAATCCCGGCAATCCTCTGCCGAAGCCTTGTTATGCATTGGAGCTGAAGTTTGACGGGCTGACGCTGAATCTGACCTATCAGGACGGCAAGCTGGTTCAAGCATCGACTCGGGGGAACGGAACGGTAGGCGAAGGCATTTTGGCTCAGGTAAAGACCATCAAGTCGGTGCCAATGACGATCCCGTACGCGGAAGGCACGATCGAAGTGCAGGGCGAGGGCATCATGAACCTGTCCGTGCTGGAACAATACAATCAAACCGCGGCCGAGCCGCTCAAGAACGCGCGCAATGCTGCCGCAGGAGCGCTTCGCAATCTGAATCCGAAGGTGACGGCCGAGCGTAAGCTGAACGCGTACTTCTACAATGTCGGCTACTCGGATGGAATCACCTTTGCCGACCACAAGGAAATGATGGATTTCCTGCGCGAGAATCGGCTCAAGGTCAACCCGTACATCTTCTATTTCGAGCAGTTTGATGATGTGATGGAGCAGCTGGCCGATATCGAAAAACGCCGCTCCGAGCTCGATTACCTCATTGACGGGGCGGTTGTGAAGGTGACCGATTTCCGCATCCGCGATGTGCTCGGATATACCGACAAGTTCCCGCGCTGGGCGGTCGCTTACAAATTTGAAGCGGAAGAAACCACGACCGTGCTGCAGTCGGTTACCTGGAATGTGGGACGGACCGGAAAAATCACGCCACTAGCCCGTGTAGAGCCCGTTGAGCTTGCCGGAGTTACGGTGCAGAATTGTACGCTGAATAATATCGGGGATATTGAGCGCAAGAATCTCAAGTTCGCGCTCGGCTCGCGGGTCTTCATTCGCCGTTCGAATGACGTCATTCCCGAGATCCTCGGCAAAGTAACGGAGGAGCAGGATGGCGAAGAGATCCTGTATCCGGAACAGTGTCCATCCTGCGGATTTCCGCTGGAACAGCGCGGCGCCCACCTCTTCTGCAACAACAAGACGGGATGCAAGCCGCAAATCGTAGCCCGGATCACGCATTTTGCCTCCAGGGACGCCATGGACATTGAGACGTTCAGCGATAAAACCGCGATCCAGTTATATGATGAACTGGGCGTGAGAGAACCGGCTGATCTTTACACGCTATCTTTTGACAGTTTGCTGAAGCTGGAGCGCTTCGGCGAGAAAAAAGCCCAGAATCTGCTGGATGCCATCGAGAAGAGCAAGGAGCGGGATCTTGCATCGTTCCTCTTTGCGCTGGGTATACCGAATACCGGCAAATCCACTACCAAAATGCTGGCAGATCACTACCGTGATCTGAATCGCGTGATGGCGGCGACCGCGGAAGAATTGGTCGAGCTGCCGGACGTGGGCGGCATCGTGGCCGAAAGCATCGCGGGATACTTCGCCGACCCGTTTGCCCAAGCGAGCATCCAGAAGATGCTCTCGCTGGGCGTCCAAGCGAAAGCGCCGGAAGCGCCGAAGCCGGTCAGCACGGATTCCTACTTCAGCGGCAAAACGGTTGTGCTGACAGGCACCCTCCATCTGCTGACCCGCGAAGAGGCAACCGAACGCTTGGAAGCGCTCGGCGCCAAAGTCACCGGCAGCGTGTCCAAGAAAACCGACCTCCTCATTGCAGGCGAAAAAGCCGGCAGCAAGCTGGCCAAAGCCCAGCAGCTCGGCATCGACATCCTGGAGGATGAAGAAGAGTTCGTGCGGTTGCTGAACGAATAA
- a CDS encoding S8 family serine peptidase, which yields MSKKLWSALLSFVLTLSLVAPAAGAAPSERQIELGNPLSAEEARQIKDMLKQRAKLAEFPALDQSLQRSAGGPTRVIVELSTEPVALAKGLSSIQGQSFSSSAEAKVEAQVQLEQQTFIRSLNTKNITHEISDQYSYAFNGVSMEIDGSKVEALLDIPGVLGVYPDLEVTVGPKGEVNPYMKDTGPFIGAPDVWDLGYTGKGIKVGVIDTGIDYAHPVLKDAYKGGYDFVDNDNDPYETTPLDWENDPSKPPQVDDRGSTYWTDHGTHVAGTIGARDAGEYGVVGIAPEADIYAYRVLGPYGSGYSSWVLGGIDRSVQDGMDVINLSLGNSRNDPDYVTSVALNNAALAGVTPVVASGNTGPNRWTVGSPGAAAFPITVGNSTGPSDEMAATSHFFTDAELPGEPIENNEGTVELGEGPTPSVTPDEQAEAQIDEAAQAASTDDTAPSVNPEQDSNLVQSGDGAAEEPATDQVPAESAEDEVAPQADDAAPVTVVDATYKLELMAWNLAEDPEVVLDGDFGLIYADLGKPEDFADKDVAGKIALIKRGELAFVEKIANAKAAGATGAIVFNQNPGPIGVLLGDSFAFIPTFSMSKEDGDYIKSLLDANPDLKVNFTDFIKNRTAGDEINDSSSRGPAKKTLDIKPDVVAPGTSILSSVPAYGKDIAGADYSQSYDRLTGTSMASPHVAGLAALILEKHNDWTPFDVKVALMNNAKVLNTESYDVTDQGAGRVQALQTIQAEALVKVLDKTSYQENGTSKEQDNITGSINFGNFTGATAQTVQKKVKVEQIGDIGGRFEVEVTTTQSTPGVAVTVDQSSFDLNGEKELVVTLQVPAGVSGVSEQQGYITFKNETRTYSVPYVAYFNLEMTGVKYTKVYSENEDYLPHFPLNEQGELDELNIGFEFYNPMGIVIVDLYDSLHPESGPDQDGLIGQIFGTDEYLFEANTEYTHDWDGEYLNYTSEEIEKVKDGLYSVELLSLGTNGNVYSDYATIPFFVKRSAPEVKTELDVKISGKSNPALTGTIDDLYVTAVPAMWDEWTIDFDVSEWLDATYVIKRANKTVAKEGSFDVGQDGAFAIALDGLASGNYTVELSVKDRQGLEGKATVNLQLTGAPGPGNPDPGNGGGGGGGSSSGGGPTGTPSTPAPEVSGDAKVTTKKNADGTESATAALSEAVVTAGITSDGKEVKLDVSKLDFSKYSDVALTLGKTTVDKLKASGKPLVITGNGFTLTVPADALDDFTTSSGFSLTVSVAASKAGSGNTLNAVSSIVSVKHGDKFKHPLLLTLNYDHTKVKDTRKVGAYVQSEKGDLQSAGLLQSAERGSITFRINGPGSYAAAENNVTFNDIVSHWAKDEIEVAASQHITNGTGAGRFSPNNAVTRAEFATLLDRIFETGIDWETRSKEAGAKHPLTREEMVVMIAEALKLDSETASLSFSDTNLISEDARAAVAFAVNEGLVKGVSGNRFAPGETSTRAQVSVIVYRLLDYLNKI from the coding sequence TTGAGTAAAAAGTTATGGTCTGCACTACTAAGTTTTGTATTAACGCTATCATTGGTTGCGCCAGCGGCCGGGGCGGCTCCATCCGAACGGCAGATCGAGCTGGGCAATCCGCTCAGTGCCGAAGAAGCTAGGCAGATAAAGGATATGTTGAAACAGCGAGCTAAGCTTGCTGAGTTTCCCGCGCTTGATCAAAGCCTGCAAAGATCGGCCGGGGGTCCTACAAGGGTTATCGTAGAATTGTCTACCGAACCCGTGGCTTTGGCCAAGGGGCTTTCCTCTATTCAGGGTCAATCTTTTAGTTCTTCCGCGGAGGCGAAGGTCGAGGCACAGGTACAATTGGAGCAGCAGACTTTTATACGCAGCCTGAACACGAAGAACATCACGCATGAAATCTCCGATCAATATAGCTACGCATTCAACGGGGTGTCTATGGAGATCGATGGCAGCAAGGTTGAAGCGCTGCTGGATATCCCTGGCGTTCTAGGCGTTTATCCCGATCTGGAGGTAACGGTTGGACCAAAGGGCGAAGTGAATCCATACATGAAAGACACGGGGCCGTTCATCGGTGCTCCGGATGTCTGGGATCTCGGATATACAGGCAAAGGCATTAAAGTTGGCGTTATTGATACAGGTATTGACTACGCTCACCCGGTTTTGAAGGATGCTTATAAGGGCGGATACGACTTCGTTGACAATGATAATGATCCTTATGAGACAACTCCGCTCGATTGGGAGAATGATCCTTCCAAACCCCCACAGGTCGATGACAGGGGAAGCACGTACTGGACCGATCATGGAACGCACGTAGCGGGTACCATCGGAGCCCGCGATGCCGGCGAATATGGAGTCGTGGGCATCGCACCCGAAGCGGATATCTATGCTTACCGCGTTCTTGGGCCGTACGGCAGCGGCTATTCCAGCTGGGTTCTGGGAGGTATTGACCGTTCCGTTCAGGACGGAATGGATGTAATCAACCTCTCCCTGGGCAATTCCCGAAATGATCCGGACTATGTAACGTCCGTAGCACTTAACAATGCTGCACTGGCTGGTGTCACGCCAGTCGTTGCAAGCGGCAATACAGGGCCAAACCGCTGGACGGTGGGATCGCCGGGGGCGGCGGCTTTTCCGATTACGGTAGGAAACTCCACGGGGCCAAGCGACGAAATGGCGGCAACATCGCACTTTTTCACGGACGCGGAATTGCCGGGTGAGCCCATTGAAAACAATGAGGGCACGGTTGAGCTTGGTGAAGGACCAACGCCATCTGTCACGCCTGACGAGCAGGCAGAAGCACAGATCGATGAAGCTGCCCAGGCAGCATCGACCGATGACACGGCGCCTTCCGTTAATCCGGAGCAGGATTCAAACTTAGTTCAATCGGGTGACGGTGCAGCAGAGGAGCCGGCCACTGATCAAGTGCCTGCTGAATCTGCCGAGGATGAAGTAGCCCCTCAGGCTGACGATGCCGCTCCGGTTACCGTAGTAGATGCTACGTATAAGCTTGAATTAATGGCGTGGAATCTCGCCGAGGACCCGGAAGTCGTCCTGGATGGAGATTTCGGACTGATTTATGCGGATCTGGGCAAACCAGAGGATTTCGCTGACAAAGACGTAGCGGGCAAAATCGCATTGATTAAACGCGGCGAACTCGCCTTCGTTGAAAAAATTGCGAATGCTAAGGCAGCAGGCGCGACGGGTGCCATCGTATTCAACCAGAACCCTGGCCCGATCGGCGTCTTGCTCGGAGACAGCTTTGCCTTCATTCCAACCTTTAGTATGAGTAAAGAAGACGGCGATTATATCAAATCGCTGCTCGATGCCAACCCGGATCTGAAAGTGAATTTCACTGATTTTATTAAAAACCGAACGGCAGGCGATGAGATTAATGATTCCAGCTCGAGAGGCCCGGCCAAGAAGACGCTGGATATCAAGCCTGACGTGGTAGCGCCGGGAACGAGCATTTTGTCATCCGTTCCGGCATACGGTAAGGACATTGCAGGTGCGGATTACAGTCAGTCCTATGACCGCTTAACAGGCACTAGTATGGCGTCCCCGCATGTGGCAGGGCTTGCGGCTCTCATCCTGGAGAAGCACAACGACTGGACCCCGTTCGATGTCAAAGTCGCCTTGATGAATAACGCCAAAGTGCTGAATACCGAATCCTACGATGTGACGGATCAAGGAGCCGGACGCGTACAGGCGCTCCAGACCATCCAGGCAGAGGCGCTGGTTAAGGTCTTGGACAAGACTTCGTATCAAGAGAACGGAACAAGTAAAGAGCAGGATAATATTACCGGAAGCATTAACTTTGGTAATTTTACAGGAGCAACCGCACAAACCGTTCAGAAGAAAGTAAAAGTAGAACAGATTGGTGACATTGGCGGACGGTTTGAGGTTGAGGTTACTACAACTCAATCTACCCCTGGAGTAGCTGTTACAGTGGATCAATCTTCCTTTGATCTAAATGGAGAGAAAGAACTGGTTGTAACGCTTCAAGTTCCGGCAGGTGTATCAGGAGTTTCCGAACAGCAAGGCTACATTACTTTTAAAAACGAAACACGCACTTACTCTGTACCATACGTAGCCTACTTCAATCTCGAGATGACCGGCGTCAAATATACGAAGGTCTACAGTGAGAACGAGGACTATCTGCCGCATTTCCCTTTGAACGAACAAGGGGAACTGGACGAACTGAATATAGGTTTTGAATTCTATAATCCTATGGGAATCGTGATCGTAGATTTGTATGACAGCCTTCATCCAGAATCAGGACCAGATCAAGATGGATTGATTGGGCAAATTTTTGGTACGGATGAGTATCTCTTTGAAGCTAATACGGAATATACACACGACTGGGATGGTGAGTACCTCAACTACACATCCGAGGAAATCGAAAAGGTTAAAGACGGCTTGTATTCGGTTGAACTTCTCTCTCTCGGTACTAATGGGAATGTTTATTCGGATTATGCGACAATTCCTTTTTTCGTGAAGAGATCCGCACCTGAGGTCAAAACTGAGCTTGATGTCAAAATCTCCGGCAAGAGCAATCCTGCACTAACGGGCACGATCGATGACCTCTATGTAACGGCAGTTCCGGCAATGTGGGATGAATGGACGATTGATTTTGATGTGAGCGAATGGCTGGATGCCACTTATGTTATTAAAAGAGCCAATAAAACGGTAGCGAAGGAAGGCAGCTTTGATGTCGGGCAGGATGGCGCCTTTGCCATCGCACTGGACGGATTGGCTTCGGGCAACTATACCGTCGAGCTTTCCGTCAAGGATCGCCAAGGTCTTGAAGGTAAAGCGACGGTTAACCTGCAATTGACAGGCGCACCTGGACCTGGCAACCCGGACCCGGGTAATGGCGGAGGAGGCGGTGGCGGCTCGTCCTCCGGCGGCGGTCCCACGGGAACACCGTCCACTCCGGCTCCTGAAGTATCAGGGGATGCCAAAGTAACGACGAAGAAAAATGCGGATGGCACCGAGTCCGCAACGGCAGCTCTGTCTGAAGCAGTGGTTACGGCAGGAATTACTAGTGACGGTAAGGAAGTGAAGCTGGACGTATCGAAGCTGGATTTCAGCAAATACAGCGACGTAGCTCTTACCCTCGGCAAAACGACTGTCGATAAACTAAAAGCATCCGGCAAACCGCTTGTTATTACGGGTAACGGCTTTACCTTGACGGTGCCTGCCGATGCCTTGGATGATTTCACGACGAGCAGCGGATTCAGCTTGACGGTTTCGGTAGCTGCAAGCAAAGCGGGATCCGGGAACACCTTGAACGCTGTATCCTCGATCGTTTCGGTCAAACACGGGGACAAGTTTAAACATCCGCTTTTACTGACATTGAATTATGACCATACAAAAGTGAAGGATACACGCAAGGTAGGTGCCTACGTGCAGTCGGAAAAAGGAGACCTGCAATCCGCAGGATTGCTGCAATCGGCTGAGCGCGGATCGATCACGTTCCGTATCAACGGACCGGGTTCTTATGCAGCTGCCGAGAATAACGTAACCTTTAACGACATCGTCAGCCACTGGGCTAAGGATGAGATTGAAGTTGCTGCCTCGCAGCATATCACGAACGGTACCGGTGCAGGACGGTTCTCGCCGAACAATGCGGTAACCCGTGCCGAATTTGCGACGCTGCTTGATCGTATTTTCGAGACAGGCATCGATTGGGAAACACGCAGCAAAGAGGCGGGGGCGAAGCATCCGCTGACCCGTGAGGAAATGGTAGTCATGATCGCGGAAGCGTTGAAGCTGGATTCCGAAACGGCATCCTTGTCATTTAGCGATACGAATCTGATTTCGGAGGATGCACGTGCGGCCGTGGCCTTTGCCGTAAACGAAGGTTTGGTGAAGGGAGTGAGCGGCAACCGCTTCGCACCGGGCGAGACTTCCACTCGGGCTCAGGTATCCGTGATTGTGTACCGTTTACTGGATTATCTGAATAAAATCTAA
- a CDS encoding S-layer homology domain-containing protein, translated as MPLLLGSLAIPVKDRAFALQVQAETLGNINYDPRGFASVSPFYSNGSTIGVLDDFGKVPPDARWVTFIPFSLNGLELYYSRDGITTEKKVINYGDWSDIPDDVKWLTFSNFDGGFGENQPIYNQQYTYSIDGVNVLSGPEVPANALWATLSYYTTTWAGESRSLNYSRSRASYALNVDPIRSISIQSHGADRSYARAGDTVTLSFSSLRALQSPSVTLAGQQMQAIAIPNAVGNEWRAFVTLDASHPEGEIHFSIAYQDEGIPMTVSATTDGSSVFFDNSPPLVSLSQSTSEWTQGNVIVTGHTYDTGSGVQIKKWAEGRQKASFFHNNGDLPLGGMVFTAFNNGWYSWYAKDRAGNETVQFIEIGNIDRVSPSLTLTSSPTEWTSGSVQITASTVDDLSGVKLTRWAEGNQPLAFFKNGGGTMFSDSFTVTDNAIYTVYAEDQAGNAVTEQITIHNLDDIPPAISLTSSTTEPTQTDIAITVDASDQESGIEIVKWAAGKKPASYFATEGNTLQGTGFTVSENGLYTVYAKDKAGNEQIETIEITNIYKSGPNLRLSLNNPDWANSPVRIQLDVTDNGSGIAVQKWAAGHHDSDYFKNEGTPFTGSSFTVDSNGMYTVYIKDNAGYEAVAVIEVTRMDNERPIISEPKLTPGTWTSQDVEVWVSGMDNSGVISLMKWSAGVQDDVYFEQGRGTVFQDVFMVDANGEYTVYAKDAAGNGNVRSFHVSNIDREEPIIHLQPSIKDPTNQNVAVTADVYGTLSPIMSTKWAPGIQPLSYFEAEGNDFNGTFEAELNGWYTVYAESAAGNKTIETIEVMNIFKEVPVIQVAVSPSVPTQTDVTVTASVYAPNPLVESKLAFGQQDASYFAHGGGEPWSDRLEVHDNGWITYYVRDHAGNESVKLVEITNIDRKKPVITLLGDSRISLVQGSDYTDPGAMAYDNLDGDLTDRIEVEGKVDTSRLGQYTLRYSVADRAGNEAEEVVRTVNVTPRPGGGDTGPTDPTPGSGGSEPNPAPVDKGDKNEGLPGSISTPTPTPTPTPTTPAPGNGGGSSAAQPPPSKQTPALTDITGHWAESDIQALYDLKLVKGYPDGSYKPDRPVTRAEFVALLIRSLGLKGQYSAGFQDIKNHWAGDAIRTALAHGIIGGYSSRAFGPDDPITREQMAVMLANSSQLVSLSSSVSGTNLTSFKDQGSISAWAKQQVSDVVENELMNGYPGGSFLPRGLATRAEIAAVIHRFINVIEQSI; from the coding sequence TTGCCACTTCTGTTAGGTAGCCTGGCCATCCCGGTGAAAGACCGGGCTTTTGCATTACAGGTACAGGCCGAGACGCTCGGTAACATCAATTATGATCCACGTGGATTTGCTTCAGTTTCTCCTTTCTATAGCAACGGGAGCACCATCGGGGTTTTGGACGACTTTGGTAAAGTCCCTCCGGACGCACGGTGGGTCACGTTCATACCGTTCAGTTTAAACGGGCTGGAGCTTTATTACAGCCGGGACGGAATTACAACCGAGAAGAAAGTGATTAACTATGGTGATTGGAGCGATATTCCAGACGATGTGAAGTGGCTGACATTTAGCAACTTTGATGGCGGGTTCGGCGAGAATCAGCCCATCTATAATCAGCAATACACGTATAGTATTGACGGCGTCAATGTTTTGAGCGGCCCGGAGGTGCCGGCCAACGCGCTGTGGGCAACGCTAAGCTATTATACGACGACCTGGGCTGGTGAAAGCAGATCGTTGAACTACAGCCGTTCCCGGGCAAGCTACGCGCTAAATGTGGACCCGATCCGCAGCATTTCGATTCAGTCCCATGGGGCAGATCGGAGTTATGCAAGGGCAGGCGATACGGTTACGTTATCCTTTTCATCGCTTCGAGCGCTCCAATCCCCAAGTGTCACACTGGCTGGACAGCAAATGCAAGCAATCGCTATACCGAACGCGGTCGGAAACGAATGGAGGGCCTTTGTGACGCTGGATGCTAGCCATCCGGAAGGGGAGATCCATTTCAGCATTGCATACCAAGACGAAGGGATTCCTATGACCGTATCGGCGACCACGGATGGAAGCTCCGTATTTTTCGACAATAGCCCGCCATTGGTATCTCTGTCGCAATCTACGTCAGAATGGACACAGGGCAACGTCATTGTTACCGGACATACATATGATACGGGGAGCGGGGTCCAGATTAAGAAATGGGCGGAAGGCCGCCAAAAGGCATCCTTTTTCCATAATAACGGCGATCTGCCGCTAGGCGGCATGGTATTCACCGCGTTCAATAACGGATGGTATAGCTGGTATGCAAAGGATCGTGCAGGGAATGAAACGGTGCAGTTCATTGAAATCGGGAACATTGATCGAGTCTCACCTTCGCTTACCCTGACGTCATCACCGACGGAATGGACTTCCGGGTCTGTCCAAATTACCGCATCAACCGTAGATGATCTCAGTGGCGTAAAGCTCACGAGGTGGGCTGAAGGCAACCAACCGCTGGCATTTTTCAAGAATGGCGGTGGAACCATGTTCAGCGATTCTTTTACAGTGACGGATAACGCGATCTACACCGTTTATGCAGAAGATCAAGCGGGGAATGCGGTAACAGAGCAGATCACGATTCACAATCTGGACGACATCCCCCCTGCGATTTCGTTGACGTCATCCACGACAGAGCCGACGCAGACGGATATCGCTATTACTGTAGACGCCTCCGATCAGGAAAGCGGCATCGAGATCGTCAAATGGGCAGCGGGCAAGAAGCCGGCCTCCTATTTTGCGACAGAGGGGAACACCTTGCAAGGGACAGGCTTTACGGTTTCAGAGAACGGTCTATACACAGTCTATGCCAAGGACAAGGCCGGGAACGAACAGATCGAGACCATAGAAATCACCAATATTTATAAAAGCGGCCCAAACCTCCGGCTGTCACTCAACAACCCCGATTGGGCGAACAGCCCCGTTCGAATACAACTCGATGTAACGGACAACGGTAGCGGGATCGCGGTGCAGAAATGGGCTGCCGGACATCATGATTCCGATTATTTCAAGAATGAAGGCACTCCGTTTACCGGTAGCAGCTTTACCGTTGACAGCAATGGAATGTATACCGTTTATATCAAAGACAATGCTGGTTACGAGGCCGTGGCCGTCATTGAGGTTACCCGAATGGATAACGAAAGACCGATAATATCGGAGCCCAAGCTAACGCCCGGTACGTGGACGAGTCAGGATGTCGAAGTGTGGGTATCCGGCATGGACAACTCCGGCGTGATCTCACTTATGAAATGGAGCGCCGGTGTGCAGGACGATGTTTACTTCGAGCAAGGAAGGGGCACCGTGTTCCAGGATGTATTTATGGTGGATGCGAACGGAGAATACACGGTATATGCGAAAGACGCTGCCGGTAACGGGAATGTTAGATCCTTCCATGTAAGCAACATCGATAGGGAAGAACCGATCATCCACCTGCAGCCTTCTATCAAGGATCCGACTAACCAGAACGTGGCCGTGACGGCTGATGTTTACGGTACGTTAAGTCCGATTATGTCTACGAAGTGGGCGCCGGGGATCCAGCCGTTGTCCTATTTTGAAGCGGAAGGGAACGACTTTAACGGAACCTTCGAAGCGGAGTTGAATGGATGGTATACCGTATACGCCGAGAGTGCTGCGGGCAACAAAACAATTGAGACCATTGAAGTCATGAACATTTTTAAAGAGGTGCCAGTCATTCAGGTTGCGGTGTCACCGTCTGTTCCGACGCAAACCGACGTCACGGTGACCGCCTCGGTCTATGCTCCGAATCCATTGGTTGAGAGTAAGCTTGCCTTCGGGCAACAGGATGCTTCCTATTTCGCACACGGTGGTGGTGAGCCTTGGAGTGATAGGCTGGAGGTCCATGACAATGGCTGGATTACTTATTATGTCCGGGATCATGCAGGCAATGAGTCGGTGAAACTGGTGGAAATCACGAATATCGATCGTAAAAAGCCAGTAATTACCCTGCTTGGCGATTCTCGAATCTCATTGGTGCAAGGTTCTGACTATACGGATCCGGGGGCCATGGCCTATGACAATCTAGACGGAGATCTAACGGATCGCATCGAGGTTGAAGGTAAAGTCGATACTTCCAGATTGGGACAATACACGCTCCGTTATTCGGTAGCCGATCGTGCCGGCAATGAGGCGGAAGAGGTTGTTCGAACGGTTAACGTTACGCCTCGGCCAGGTGGTGGAGATACAGGACCGACTGATCCTACACCGGGAAGTGGCGGGAGCGAGCCGAATCCTGCTCCAGTAGATAAGGGGGATAAGAACGAAGGACTTCCAGGATCGATTTCAACCCCAACGCCAACCCCAACCCCAACCCCAACAACACCAGCTCCAGGAAATGGCGGCGGTTCGTCCGCTGCACAGCCGCCCCCTAGCAAACAGACTCCTGCCCTTACCGACATTACCGGACACTGGGCCGAGTCTGACATCCAGGCGCTATATGATCTGAAGCTGGTAAAAGGTTATCCTGACGGAAGCTACAAACCAGACCGTCCGGTGACCCGGGCCGAATTTGTCGCGCTGCTGATACGGAGCCTGGGATTAAAGGGGCAATACAGCGCTGGATTCCAGGATATTAAAAATCACTGGGCTGGTGACGCGATTCGTACTGCTCTGGCCCATGGAATTATTGGTGGGTACAGCAGCCGAGCTTTTGGCCCCGATGATCCGATCACACGTGAGCAAATGGCTGTCATGCTGGCCAACTCGAGCCAGCTTGTGAGTCTTTCCTCCAGTGTTTCCGGTACAAACTTAACTTCCTTCAAAGACCAAGGCTCCATATCCGCCTGGGCAAAGCAACAGGTATCCGACGTGGTTGAGAACGAGTTGATGAACGGGTACCCCGGAGGAAGCTTCTTGCCTCGAGGATTGGCAACACGTGCAGAGATAGCAGCGGTTATACATCGTTTTATAAATGTAATTGAACAGAGCATATAA